The Corythoichthys intestinalis isolate RoL2023-P3 chromosome 2, ASM3026506v1, whole genome shotgun sequence DNA segment ctggcGACAAATGAGcgaatcaaatttccagggtggagcaagccacagcaaacagacagctgagtggaccaatcagcgacgggcagacgtgacgttggtaaagcgacaactcTCGCGCAGCGCAagcggagaacggagaagtttatttaacatggctagcgcgagacgtactgttgtcaatgacttgtgtcgatgtgtttttggtcatttaaaattgattttaccgtggattagaacatattctcggcactcctgttcgccatctgtgttgttgtggagacgacttccgacgcggaagagtggcgttgctcgttaagaccacgtcacgcaaataaaggaatctgattggacggatgaTTTCTTActagctcgagaggccgttaaggaGGTGGGTCACAGACGTTTtatatgtttgaaaaatacgggaagaacagtctggccgtgccaggcaaagtaCCCACATCAACCGAACTTGTCAGCGATGACGAGTTTTAGCTCCACTAGgctacacggttgctaaccggcatatgctattgtttagccacaactggattcattaccttattattattcttccattccacagccgctggaaagagaaatgtagttttatccatatgcaggcgaccgggagattgatttttttattgactgatgattttacgacactgtgcactGGTGTGTGCTGATCCAAATGGGAAACGCAGCGCTGGCCCTCATGCGAAAGGCAAAACGCTACAATCgatcaaaactgaaaagttaccaagtgttgctttgaaatttttttatgGGATCATATTAATCAATCAAATCTCAACTTTTCAGACCCTGATCACATTTCTCCATGGACGTAAATAGCaaggtgttttttgtttgtctagAACAAACCAAACCCACCATTTCTATAAAAATGCAACATGAATAAACTAGACAAAGCAACTGAGAAGGAACACAAATCCATCTataaatatttcaataaattaATAGAGTAGACCGCTGCATACAGGACCAGTGGATTCGCCGATGTACATTTCTttccttatgtttttttttttaggggggcaGTGCTGTAGCAGTGCTTATTTTGCAATGTTAAGCAAATTAAGCAATGCCTAATTTGAggtttcagatttttttgttcCAATGAATATGCAATAAGCATAAATTATAGGTTCATTTTCATATTCACAGTCATGTATGTTATTGCTGAATTCATGACGTGTTTTCGGGGTTTAAAAATGGGGATTAAAAAACTCTTAAAGTTACATACTTTTCACTGAACGACAAATATaggtaaaaaatttaaaattcaccaacaaaaattgaatttttttttttttaaattgggtaTATTCTGTCGAAACATGGCAGTAACATGTATGAGCAAAATTGAACAAAATCAATATTAGAACCTTTCATACTTCATGGGTCAATGTGTGAAGTCTCACCTCCTTCATCTCATTGGCCTGCTGAGAACGCAAAGTACGCAGCTCAGCTTCAGTGTCGAGGAGCCGCTGCCAAAGATGGTGTTCGCGCTCGTCTGGCCTGGCCCCTGGAGGCAAACCATCACCCTGGAGCCATGCAGAAATTTGGTCAAGCTCCGGCGGTACCTAAAGGACAAGAAGAGACGGCAGATTTTTCAGGATCtttcaaaacaagaaaaaaaaatgcttggtctggtttaatggtattttttttttttcttttatacacTGAAATACTTGAAGCTGTTAGTCTTGCTGATGCTTTCAGTGAGTACATTTGGGGTGACTGATGATGAGGGGATGACAGGATGACTCCAACTGCAGAACAGTGTGGCAACACTAAACACCTGTTGCTGAACTCAACACTGTACTTCACAAGTTGTGTAATTCAATCTGATCCTCCATGTGGCCCAAGGAGTGGCTCGTGACATGTAGCTATATTGTCACAAACTGTGTATCAGGTCTCAGGCGCTTGTTATTAAACATGACATAAAAGTCTCTATATTACtgcaggacaatgaccaaaTGAAAAGACAACATTTAAAGGTTATCAAAAAGATAAATAATGTGACAAAAAATATGAGATGTAATTGCAAAGTCATGCAGGTGCTGATATATTCTTGAAAGGTAAATAGGAGTGTGATGAGTGGGATTGCCACAGAAACTGAATCAGCCATATGGATTAAAAAGACTGCAACTAAGTGACAAGCAAAATGAGGTAAATTGTGCAAAGCACGAACATCAACAGGTGAAGATTTTACCTCTCCGTGGTCCATGGTCATGCGTTAAATTGGATGTAGCAACATCTGGCAGTGatgaaacttggcttatgtggtTGGGGTGGGTTAAAACAGAAATATTCAAGATGACAATTTGCCCTCGTAATTCAAATGGACGTCATGAAGTGTACCAAAGTTGACTTCAAAATTCCTCTTCAGTCCCATCGTTGCTGCTGAGGATATAAAATATAATACTCAGTTGGTGTTGATACTGTTCAAATATATAAAAATCGGTACTCTTAGTTAGAGAGGAATTCATCCCGATCCGTTGCAAAGTCTGAAGGGGGATTAGTCATGTCAGATCTACTGAAATGCTGAGGTAAGGATTTATACACAACTAAGTGATGTGTTGAAGGCATCAATTTCAAAAGTTGATCAACCGTTTCAATTGTAATCAATATCTAGTTAAATATGTGGATTTTCCGAATGTCTGACGAGGAGGAGGAGCATAgcaattttttcccctcttctccCAGCACCACTTGCATTCCTTTTGCCCACGCAAGCTCAGCCAAGATGCCGTTCAGCCCATCAAGGCACATTTCAAAACACCCCATTGCTGTGCTCGGTTTGATTTAGTGCTGTCCACGTATTGGCGACGAGTTGCGCGTTAACGAGACTGCAACGTAAAAACTTCCAAAGTTTGAATGTTGCGCTCAAGCTAACCCGGCTAACGCTAGTGCGGCTAACCTTTCACACTACTCTCTCTTGGAGTCGCGTTTTAGTCAGTGCCGAGAAACTCACACTCGTAAAAATATACCCACGTGTTCCGTGTGGTACTGCTGATAAATGTTTACTCACCCTCCAGTGACATATACGACACGTTCAGCAAACACCAGACGCGGTAAACTAAGTGAAGCCAAGTAAAAAATTGGCTTCCACAAGCACCTTGGCAACGGAGCGTACCATTACTAACTTGCAAGAGGGGGCGGACGTCGTTTTGAAAGAATGCACCCAATATTTACAAGAGTTATAGCGTGCGAAATTTGTTGTTTGAAACTGTAGAgtagaaataaaataacattgttgAAGCATGGCATTAAACACATGGACAGTCATACACGAAAATCTTAACCAAGGCCGAAAACCCTTATACTCTCTTGAAAGCAGGGGTGCTGCAAGTCACTCAACAACAGGGGGTGCTGATGatcttttttccccatccaaaaacaCCCGATTCGGTctaaatttgtcatgcttgcgctttttctccatacaaggcgtgcacaatagCAGTACACGTACATATTGGATAGTTTatgtactactaggctactacaaagacagtgttGTATTTCACCTaacgtgtgtgttggagtttttgtatcggaaataaaaccgcccgtatgttataatgcaaatccccgcagtTATACAGGGCAGTGACACACAAATCTGGCCACTATTATACACTATCATAATCATCTTTATTTTTGACCTCGAAATGAATTCTAGAAAATGTCACTATTTTTGTAAATTACTAATTCTtttttgcgccatgttaacaccttcctctgtcaacagttaacttttccattccaatagCTCCTTATCGAATGTGACCTGgttgcaagcaaggtgtcaggtggtgaccacgTTATactaacaaaaaaattcaacatgtctatttaatccccaaaaataaaaatgctattgttttaatatgttttttcttgatgtatttttaacaaaaaaagaatctacgctttttttctccctaacaccagggggtgctgcctcaccctcagcaccccacttcccctGCCACTGCTTGAAAGCCAAAACTTCCAATGAAATAAGGATGTCCCCGATACGGTCATTTTCAGTGGATCAGAATCAggtttttaaaatctttttatttttaggtattcactcattgactgccattgacagcattcgacgtcaaattcattttgactgagagtgtTACTTGGCAGCGATCGTTTGCTCTGTCCAAGGGGATTGCTGCCAGCCCCCCAGGTAAACTGGATTGGaaactatcgctgtcaatggaagtCAAACAGGCTCACTCAATTCCAGTCtttccagttgaaatggatgatGGTGATGATGTctataactgtcaatggcagtgtatGACTTCAGGGCTGAGCAACCAATAAAGTTgtggtataaaaataaaattaaaaaatgtatacatacatatgttttacaatatatatatacagtatactgtatatatatttacactACTGAAACAAACTTTGCAGAAAATAGGAAATGTCAAGTGACAGCAAAAAAGCAAGAAAACCCCAACAAAAATAGCTCAGTTTATTACATTGGATGAccaactttattttttatttatgtaaaaaaaatatttgaacatatTTTTTGCAACCTTAttttgtgaattatatatattagtgaATTTTCTCATAAAGAAATCGACCTCACATGGCTGCCAGAGACAGGCAATTTTTGGCCACAGGCCCAGAGGGTCTGAGTGTAAACCTGGTTGTCtgacaaaatgttattttgtgcCATAATGTGGTACTTAAGACGGGTATCAAGCGCGAACCTGCCTGATTGCTTGACATGGCCTATTATGGGAATTTTCAAGCATGACGACAATACCACTCCAGATCTCGAGGCACTGCATGTCACTCTCGGTCCACCTGAGACACAGTTTTCAACCATACTGTCACAGAGAGTTATGGGGAAATCCTGGTTGTCAGGCAAAACTTCATTTTGGACTTAGTCTTCATTTTGGACTTATACTGTCCAAAAAAAGGCTCCTTGAGCATTGAGGCGTGATGACGAACGCCAACCTGCCTGGCCACATAACACAAGTAATTATGGTCATTTTTTAAAGCATTGTTGGATTAAACTACATCTCCAGATCACCAGGCATTGCGCACCACTCTTGTGGCCAGCCAAGATACACATTCTTAGCCACCCTAAAAGGAGAAGCAGTGTCAAGTCCTATTTCATTGCAGAAATGTAACTTTAGCTTTTTAGCGCAAAATGTGGCACTTTGAGGCCGATTGACTTGCACAATCCCCCTTAGGTGCTCGTCCTGGTGCaattgtgtgttttatagtctttttttttttttttagctgaaaTGTACAAATAAATTGTACAACTAGtcattaaagctttcttaaggaATGGAAGGGAGAATCGACTGTGTGTGGAAGTAAGTGCTGTGGGAACATCCATTTTGGTGAATTCaatcatttctttttttgtaattttttttcgtaaatatcaaaaatagttttttgtttgtttttgtcttttctaCATACTACCAAAGGGTGTGTCCAGTTGGAGTCATTTTGGGGGGAGGTGGAGTTGTACTGTGGTGTACATCGAGGCAGAGAAAAAGTGCACTGTTGTGCACAGAGGAAATGGGCGTTTGCCTAGGAAAGTTTGGATGGACTGAGTTGTAAAAGAAACGAGAAGTGGCCAGCCCAGAAGGAAGAGGACCACCTATAGGACATGAGATCAAGACAGTGAGGCTGCTCTTTGGTTTAGAGTCGGAGCAATTGTCTTGGTAAGGAGGCACGTTTTGTTTTACTAGACTTTTTCTGGagtgtttttttaggtaactcAGTGGCCTAACTGAACTTTaaaaaatgtgcaaaataaTTTTGTAGGAATAAATTGTTAGAATCCCAAGAATGCGCAATCCacatttaaataattttaaacactcacttttttgcatttttatttcttaCAAGGAGCACTATTTCATTCGTTTACTGTGCTTTATTTCTGTGTATTTTAGACAAATTATCACCTTCCATTCTTCCTCCTTTGATGGATGAAATTAGTGTAATGACATAATTTCACCCACCACCCAGTCAGAAGGGCCTCTCCTATGATAATGATCTGCACAAACAATTTCACCCAGTCAGAAATTCTTTTTGTCTTGTATTTTCAACCACTTTTTATTAATAGATTTTAATGCGCGATGAAATTCAAAATCATTGTTGTCTTGGTTTAATCAAACCTATTAGTGGAGTTGCAGGCCATTTACACCTTCCAGTCAGAGGGATAGTAGAGCTGACTAGGTAAATATTTTGCCCTCATGTGCATTTCCATGACTCTTCCACATGTTGACTTTGTAAGGCCAAGTCATACACTACTCAGAGACGAGTAACAGAAAATAAGTGTTCACAGTTTTTTCTGTGTAGACCCACGAATCGACTTAATTATGTTTGTCCACCCACACTTTCCAGTTTGTTTTATCCGAAACAGGAAAGTTCCCAAAAACTAATATAGGGCAGAACCAAAAGGCACTTTAATTTGCTCCTCACATGCATTTTGAGTGGTAAGCTATGGTTGTCCTCATTAAACTGCAATGTTTGCAGAAGAGAATGGCGTGTCTACTTATGTTTGTGACTCTGCTTCATGTGGTCACCCTGGCCATGCTGTTCATCTCTACCATGGAAAAGGTAAACCACAAATATCAGGAAGTGTTGATAAATGAATTCGATTAAACGCGATCTATTCTTTTAAAGTCATGGTGGGTGTGGGACGGAATGGAGAACTCGGACCTCTGGTACAACTGTAGGTATGACAATTTCTCAGGAACTTGGTTATGCTCTTCCTCCAAAGAAACTGGTAACAacattttttcttgactttgttcattaagagttttccgagaagagaaaatacaaaattctgttttgtttttcagagtGGCTTCACGCAGTTCAAGTCTTGATGGTCCTCTCAGTGGTCTTCTCCTCGGTCTCATTCCTGGTCTTTCTGGGTCAACTTTTCACCATGTCCAAGGGAGGACTCTTTTACTTTACTGGATTATGTCAAGTGTTTGCAGGTAAATGTTGAGGGATTACAACAAATAACTTGCCCGTTAGGAATGCTTAAAATTGCTATATGAACAAAGTGGACAGCAACCGGAAGCATTTGACAAAAGCAACCACGGACCAAAGTGTACAAAAggactgaaaaataaatattaaaaacaaatacataataaaaCCGTGTGACCTCAGTCTGCCATAAATGTCAATGAGTGTGCAGTCTGCCTTTGGCCAAAATCATCTGGGATAGGCCGCATCTTTGATCAGTAGGATTAGGTTTGAAATAAAATTTATGAATGGTTGTGTGATCTCATAATACTGTCTGTAATTTACTCgattaacaaaaatacaacattcaaataaaaacttaagtGAAGTGTGCAGGGCTAAACGCAACACCAACCTGATGTATTGAGAGACATATTTCAGACACATTTTCTGCTGGGAATGAACAGTGGTATACTGTCAATAAAACAAATCAGCTCTTTTAAAGATCATACGGTATGCTGCCCATTTTCAATAAATCTGCTGTAACGGCTGCCACTAGTGTGATTTCCTGTAATTAATTGAGCATTGCTCTATTAAAGATGCAAATAATGACTATAATGTATCATTGTCTTAACTCAGGCCTGACTGCCTTGTCTGCAGTCCTCATCTACACATTACACACCAAAGAAATCCTCCAGGACAGCAGAGAAGTGACTTCAGGGCACTTTGGCTACTGTTTCATTCTAGCCTGGGTGTGTGTGCCTCTTCTGCTGTGCAGTGGTGTTATTTACATTCACTTACACAAGAAAGAGTGAACACGCAAAAGACCAAAATTCATCAATCATGAAAATTATTGATAGTTCTGTCTCAAATTTTGCAATTTTTCCCTTTCTGCGCTTTAGTACATGGAATTTAGTTTctgctatgtacacacaatattaactcgagtattttatTAGTATGACCTTTAATTCGTGCCTTTACTCATGTCATACAGTGCCATGAAAAAGTGGCCTTATTTGGCTCCATTTTCTTTCATTGAGGCCTTGTTGacaaatttttacttttttcagttTCCCAACTTTAATGTTTGAGATCAATAATCAAATGTCAGAAATCAGACAAAGATATTTAAACTTTTCTTGACGTTTTTGTGATCATGGCATTAATTCATGATTTAACAAGAGAGCAATTACTTTTCCATAGCGAGGAGGTAGCTTTAAATAGCTTTCCCTCTTAACTTTTTTATATGAACAGATGTTTGATGAtcctaaacatttttttaatgattaactAGTTTTTCTATTGACAAACAGATACGAATGTGAAAATATCTATTATGTATCACACACACTTCAGAAAgatgcatgcatttttttttttttggtacctttttttttttttttactgtggtaATAAATGTCACTTAAAGAAACATGATGTCTACAAGTGCTTTCTTTCTTTGAGCATGTGTTTTCAGTTAGAGTCCaatatgaataataaatatgaacaCAAACTAAATTTTGATATAAATTCAACAAGGAATACTTTATATCAATTCTTATTTCgaagaaagcaaaaaaaatggtgctggtcaataaaacacaaatgtcaTTCAGTTTCCTAACTTtcaactatatactgtatgattaCATTTGAACCATACAATCATTATTTAAAGTAAAagtctatatatacagtgaggagcagaagtatttgcaccccttgtgattttggaagttcacccacttagaaaataggtttaggtctgaaatttcaattatcaatgcatttccactcatagagacataatctaaaaaaaaaatgtcactcacattgtatgatttttcaataatttatttgtaattgactgtggttcataagtatttgtacaccagagaatcagcaataattatgacactcaaagagttgtcagtctaccttaaccCTTGGGCGTTATTTTATcttgactaaattcttgtgattttgtccaaaaaatggcttttcctttgaagtgtgataactaagtca contains these protein-coding regions:
- the LOC130931595 gene encoding epithelial membrane protein 3-like; the protein is MACLLMFVTLLHVVTLAMLFISTMEKSWWVWDGMENSDLWYNCRYDNFSGTWLCSSSKETEWLHAVQVLMVLSVVFSSVSFLVFLGQLFTMSKGGLFYFTGLCQVFAGLTALSAVLIYTLHTKEILQDSREVTSGHFGYCFILAWVCVPLLLCSGVIYIHLHKKE